Below is a genomic region from Argiope bruennichi chromosome 11, qqArgBrue1.1, whole genome shotgun sequence.
CATCGAGTTAATGAATGCCGCCAGAGAAGATATTTGACATGTGAAATATGTGGAAAGAAGCATAATAAATCTATTTGCTCTCAAGCAGAATCTAATACACCCGATTTGAATAAAGATAATAAGAACGTAATTACCGCAATTTCACATtacgataaaaacaaaacaaacttttctcgcggtaatatatttcttcaaacataTGCAGCCCTAGTACGCAATGATGAAACAAACGAATTTGAAACAGTACGACTAATGTTAGATAATGGAAGTATGAGAACATTTATAACACgtgaagtttcagaaaaattaaagttaaaagtaataagaaaagaatctttATCGGTATACTCTTTTGGCGCTAAACAAGCAAAGGAACATTCTTACAATATAGTGAGAGTAGAATTAAAAAACCGTGAGGATCCCTCTTTACGTATTGAAGTAGAAGCTTTGGTTACAGAAAACATTTCAGCCACTACTCTTCTGTGCCTAACAACAATATTACTAAAACGTACAATAAATTGAAGCATTTACAGTTAGCTGATAATATTGATAATAGAGGCAAGAGTATCTCAATATTAATTGGTgtagattattattatgaaatcgtTTCAggcagaataaaaagattaaacaaaaaacTGGTAGCGACTGAAACAATTTTTGGATGGTGCTTGCAAGGTCACgtaggtttatcaaatgatttaatgacCATGAAGATTGTAGTAGATGAAAAGGATATTTCGGACCAACTTAAACAATTTTGGGATCTTGAGAATTTAGGGGTTGAAGAGgatgatttcgaaaaacatactgtagacaaagaaattatgaaacaatttgaagaaaatattgtttatcaaaataaaagatatactgtAAAGTTTCCttggaaaacaaatatgaaagaatatttagctAATAACTTTGAAGTGGCTAAAAGGAGGTTttcgcatttaaaatcaaaatttattaaggaTAATTCGTTGTTTTTAGATTATAAAGCCGTTATTGAAGATCATTTAAAAGAAGGTatcattaagaaagttataacatgtgaagaagaaaaaccttcattttatttgcctcaCAGGGCGGTAATAAGGGAAGATAAAACTACCACTCGTTTGAGAGTGGTATTTGACGCGAGTTCTCATGCGAAAGGACAGTTGTCGTTAAATGATTGTTTACATACTGGTATCAATCTCATTCCAGatctttttgagattttaataggttTTAGAGAACAGGCTGTTGCCATAACTGCCGACATAAAGAAGGCCTTTCTGCAAATACAGATTGCCGAAGAAGATCAGAATTATACTAGTTTATTCTGGACGGAAGATCCGGAAaaggaagaagaagaaattttcaaGATGACTCGAGTTCTTTTCGGTGTCAAAGCAAGCCCCTTCCTCCTTGCAGCTACAATCCAATACCATCTAAAGAAGTATGTAGAACAATTTTCTAATACCTGTCAAATGCTAGAAAAATCATTGTATGTCGACAATTTAATCTGTAGCCAAAGAGACTTTgattcagcttttaaaataagCCTAGAATGTTATAACATCCTTAAAGAAGCGAGCATGGAATTAAGGAAATGGAAAATTAACTCAGTCGAGCTTCGTGATAAATGGAGAGAGGCGGGTTTAGAAATGgatgaagaaaattattcaattaatgataacTCTGCTTTAACTCCTTGTAAAGTGCTAGGATTGGCCTGGGATTCCGATTTAGATATTATTCCAGTTTGACACTCGAAGCTTAGAGAAATTCCTGTCTAAAAAGATAAATTCCAAACGATATGTTCTTCAAGTAGCTGGACGCATTTTTGATCCAGTAGGGTTTTTAGGACCTTTTACCATCAAGATAAAATGTCTAATACAGGACATTTGGTGCTTGGGATTAGACTGGGATGACCCTCTCCCGAAAACACTGatcactaaaataaatgaatggtgcaaagaaataaaaaatttgcatcttaTTAAAATACCTAGATATTTTTTCGCCGAAGCGAAAACCAATGAGATAGTTGAAGCTCAACTACATTGTTTCTCCGACGCCTCTAAGAGGGCATATGGAACTGTAGTGTACATTAGTCTTATTGAAAAACggggaaatcaaatcaaatttggtCGCTTCAAAAAGTAGAGTAGCCCCTCTAAAGACACTTTCGATCCCAAGATTAGAACTAATGGGTGCTCTTTTAGCAGCAAGACTAGGCTGTAAAATAGTTAAGTGCATTAACTTTCCTGTTACACGATTCTTCTG
It encodes:
- the LOC129957294 gene encoding uncharacterized protein LOC129957294, with the translated sequence MPKASVESTGQAVIREDKTTTRLRVVFDASSHAKGQLSLNDCLHTGINLIPDLFEILIGFREQAVAITADIKKAFLQIQIAEEDQNYTSLFWTEDPEKEEEEIFKMTRVLFGVKASPFLLAATIQYHLKKYVEQFSNTCQMLEKSLYVDNLICSQRDFDSAFKISLECYNILKEASMELRKWKINSVELRDKWREAGLEMDEENYSINDNSALTPCKVLGLAWDSDLDIIPV